In Brevundimonas subvibrioides, a genomic segment contains:
- a CDS encoding response regulator — MKTVPDDAAVKAARIMAIDDELANLSLVERAFRREGFRDVVTFLDPRAALAEFASRPPDLVLLDLMMPGVDGYELLESFRRLTSDMDYLPIFVLTADSTMNARLRALSLGANDVLLKPYDVAELLMRSWVLLDTRQKFRAASS; from the coding sequence ATGAAGACGGTTCCCGATGACGCAGCCGTGAAGGCCGCCCGCATCATGGCCATAGACGACGAGTTGGCGAACCTGAGCCTGGTCGAGCGGGCGTTCCGGCGTGAGGGCTTCCGCGACGTCGTGACCTTCCTCGACCCGCGCGCCGCCCTTGCGGAGTTCGCGTCGCGACCGCCGGACCTTGTCTTGCTGGATCTGATGATGCCGGGCGTGGATGGATACGAATTGCTGGAAAGCTTCCGCCGCCTGACGTCGGACATGGACTACCTGCCCATCTTCGTGCTGACGGCGGACTCGACGATGAATGCGAGACTGAGGGCGCTGTCACTCGGAGCCAATGACGTCCTCCTCAAGCCCTATGACGTGGCAGAGTTGCTGATGCGGAGCTGGGTGCTGCTGGACACCAGACAGAAGTTCAGAGCCGCAAGTTCTTGA